Part of the Lolium rigidum isolate FL_2022 chromosome 6, APGP_CSIRO_Lrig_0.1, whole genome shotgun sequence genome, TTGCTCATCTGCAGTCCCCACCACACACTGATTATGTTTCTGCCCAGGAACAAACAAAATTGATCAGGATGACACACGAATCTAACCACATAAAAAAGAAGGACAGTCGCTCTGGCCTAACTAATTGAATGAATTGTGAACAAACACAAAGTCCAAGGCGGGGTGCAGAGATATGCATGTACTGAGTAGTTAGGACCTGATGGTAAACCGGGACAAGATTAGCGGCGGCAAAGAGATAGGAGGAGGGGCTCTCCGTGAACGCCGCCGGTGAACGTACGTCCACACGCGCATGAAACTCCGTGGCAAGCAAATAAATTGTCTAGGTCGGTTGTGTCGGCCCATTGTCCACGCCCCCATCCGGTGGTGGTGGGAGCGAGGTCAAGATCAGGAATCCCCCCCTTCGGACATAGCTGAGATGGCGTGAGGCTGGCTGAGCGCACGAAGACACCGAGAGCAGCAGCGTATGGCGTTGGCGCCTTGCGCAGAAGATCACCGGCGTAGCGGGTGGCTGCAGGTGTGGCCTGCGACATGGTCATTGTAGGACGGTGTCGAGGCAGGGAAAAGAGAAAATCAACAGGTTAGTTGACTTGGGGGTGGCATATTCTGTAATTGTTTCAAGTTTAGGGACAATTTCTGGACAACTTACCAACCGCCAAGTCCTGTTTCAATTTAATACTCCTCCATCCATGAAGGTTGTttcagatttgttaaaatttaaatgtatctagatgctatttagtctctagatacatccaaattttaacactCGGACAATcttcgtgggacggagggagtagtaaagaaGATTTTCGAGAGCTAGCTCTAGCTGACCAATCAATGGATTGGTGCCGCCACGATGCCTTACTCCACAGAAGCATTTCCTCTGCTTGGTCGAATCTAGCTTCCTTCGATCTTTTCTTGCTCCTCTACCGCCTATGCCAGCTATAGCTTCAGCTCGATCAACTGTTGTCTATTGTCAATGGATCACTTGCAAAGAAGAAGAGAAGGCTAGGGCTTTAAGTACACTGGAACTCACTTCGTTGGCTTGTCACACATCCGTGAAGTAGGGTTGAGATTAAATTGCACTAGGGCTGGACTCGACCTCAAGAAAGCTTCCACCAAATAATCAAAAAGTTTTTTTAAAGGGCATTGACACGCTTGCACAAATTTTGGAAAGGGCAACTGATCATAGCTTGCTACACAAGTTGAAAGGTCGTGGAAACATCATTAGGACTTCGCTATATGCGGATGATGCGGCTATCTTTGTGGCTCCGGTCAAAGAGGATATTCAAAACCTTGCTTGCATCCTCCATAACTTCGGAAAGGTCACCGGGCTATCCACAAACTTCCTCAAAACCTCCGTGGTACCCATTAGGTGTGCCAACCTTGACCTCGAGGACATCCTTCATGGAATCCCGGCGAAAAGGGAGTCCTTCCCGATTCGGTATCTTGGGCTCCCCCTTACGGTTAGGTGCCTCAAGAGGGGAGACATCCAACACCTTGAGGATAAATGTGCCGGGAAGCTACCCACTTGGAATGGGAAATACATCACCACGGTCGGACGGGCCGCTCTTGTCAAGTCCGTCATTGCCTCTCAAGCGATTTACTACCTTACCCCACTATCTATCCCAGCAAGCACTATCACCTTCATCAACAAGATCGAGCGTGCGTTCCTTTGGGCCGGGAAGGACCACACCAGGGGGCTAAGTGCAAGGTGAATTGGGAAATGGTTTGTCGGCCTAAAAAATATGGGGGCCTTGCATTTTGCACACCGACAAATTTGCGACGGCTCTTCGCCTCCGGTGGCCATGGCTAGAGTGGAAGGACCCCAACAAAATTTGGAGGGGATCCGGGAACCCTTACACGGAACAAGACATGGATTTATTCTATACCGCCACTTGCATCACGGTTGGAAATGGGAAAAAGACCCCCTTTTGGCATGCTCCTTGGCTTGAGGGAAAAAGGCCAATCGACATTGCGCCATTGATCTTTGCCTCTTCTAAGAGGAAAAATTGGAAGGTTGCACAAGCCTTGCATGATAGTGCATGGGTTCAAAAGATTGTCTTCAATCATGAATTCTCCCTCGACCACCTATCCCAATTTGTGGAGCTTTGGAACCTCATACAAAATTTCCATCTCGATGACAACATCGAGGATGATATCTCGTGGAGGCTCACTGAAGATGGGCAATACAATACCAAATCCGCTTATGAGGTGCAATTCCTTGGGTCCACTATCTCAACTCTCCACAAGTCGGTTTGGAAGAATTGGGCCCCTCCCAAGATCAAGTTTTTCATTTGGCTTGTTTACCAAAATAGGATTTGGACGGCCGACCGTTTGGCCAAGCGCGGATGGCCGAATTGTGGTCTTTCCCCCTTTGCAAATGTTGCATCGAGTCCGCCGACCACCTTTTCGTGCATTGCCGCTTCACCTTGCGGTTATGGAACAAAGCTAAGAAGTGGTTGGGCCTCCATGCGCTTCGCACAAACAATTGGGCGGACCTCTCTTTTCCGGAATGGTGGAATATATCGACCTCGGGTAATGGACGAAGAGGGCTGGCCAGGCTTTTTATGCTCATCATTTGGGAGGTTTGGAATGAGCGAAACGatagggtattcaagaacaagcaagcacTGATACAAATCATCTTCGATAGGGTAAAAAAAAGAGGCACGTCTTTGGGTTCTTGCCGGTGCGAAACATTTGGGCCATTTGATGCCGGGAGAGTAATACTCTTTTGTAATAATAGTCTTTTATTTTCTTGTAAACTCCTTGCTTAATCAATGAAATGGGCAAACTTTTGCCCTCGTCTAAAAAAAAAGTGTTTTAAAAAAAACTTCCACCACTTCAGAAGCGTCACTTTTGACGTTAGCAAGCTAGGGTACTTCTTGATCTCCGTCTTAGAAGGGGAGGATGATCATCAAACATAGTGGATCTGGCAGTGGCTAAAAGAAGATGAGCCGTCAAAAGTCAATGCCGAGCAGTGGTGATCGACCACCATCCACCGGTTGGGCAGAGACAATTGGGAAAGCGGGTCAATGCTGGAGGAGCAAGAGGACAAAACTGTAGAGAAAAGGTGAAAAGGCACTAGACAAGCCAAAACTGCCAAAGTTAACCATGTCGAGTTTGCTAATGCAACTCTGCAAGTGAAAACAGGAGGGTATATAAAAGTCTTTTTTGTAATGCGTAATTTTGTTTCTCTTCGCTCATAAGTGTATCTAACTTGGAACATATACCTATGACAGGATAAATGCGTCTTTCATCGAAAGGCTGCAAACTAGTTCTTATACGTTATCGAGCTTGAAGATGGTGAAAAAACTATTGACGCGCAAGTGGCAGCTGGCTGATAATGCACGTAGTGGTCACCTGAAACTAGCAGTCATTAAGCGAGTTGTTTTAGCGCTACGTGTGGTGGTGGGATGGGTTCTAGCGCTAGTTCACAGTGTGTTGTTGGTGTTCTGCATTTCCTTCGGCATGTGTCTCATTGTCTTTGGGGTGCTCATCACCATTTCGCTTTCGATCTACGGTTTAGTGAAACACGATTATTACCGTGACACGGCTGAGGGCAGAACAAATATGTACCAAGCGCATAACGTCTTGTACATCCTGTGTGTGGCCCAATGTGCCTTGTTCCTATATAGATTCCTCTTGTTGCTATGTGAGAAGAGGATAGTGGACCAAGTGAGCCAAGCATACGGCTTCCAAGATGGTGATCGTGCAGTTTGGGGCTACTGTCAACAAATAAGGTCGGATTGCATAAGAAAGCCATCCTCCGTTAGAGAAAGGAACCTCATCACTTATGCGATAGAACTCATGGAGTCCAAGTCGCCTAGTAGCTTCCTTTCCGGGACGCTGATACTGGACAGACTACTCACCAGACAACATTTGGACAAGATAAAAGCCCCTGATTTGATTGAacatgaagaagagcagcagcatCAAATAGATTTTGTGGACAAGACTAGAGCTCATCTGATTAAAAAGGAGAAGACGGAGAAGAGGGAGGAGAGGAGAAAGAATGTGGAAGAGAGGAAGATgacgaaagtgggagacatgaaGAAGATAAAGGAAAGGAGAAAGAAGAAACATCAGCAAACGGAGGACGAGATCATTGTGCAGCAGTGTAGGGTGATAAGGCAGCTTTTAGGCTCTGCATCCGCCACCCACATTCTCCAAAAACTGCTTGAAACACTGGATTCAAGACACTCATATGACAAAAAGATGAGGGGAGCCGCTGCGAGGATAGTGGATCATGTTGCCGACAGGATTCGTTTAGACCAGTTCCCGCGAGGAATTCAATCGATATCTTCACTCATCAACTCCTTCGAAGAATACTATCAACTCCGACCACGTCAATCAGTATCATCACTGTCACTAAGCACAGACGACACCACCACAAGGCCTCCAGCTTCGTCAAACACAAAGAGAtatcatgatcaagaagaacaaggAAGCAGCAACACTTCGTTGTTTGATACAGAATCAGAGTACTCAGAATCAGACTCGGACAGCGATGTCGATCATTCATCACCTGAGGCGCTCCATGGCTACAAAGAAATGGTCTTGACTGGTTTAAGTATCCTTTGGAGCCTCGCGGGCAGTGAGGACAACTGTGTGATCATAAGCAACACCAAAAATCTTGTCTCCAAGATCATGGTACCTGTTAGCTGCAACCTAATGCACCGCGCAGGTCATACTGAATGGTCTACCAAGGTTTCAGAGAGATCACTGGGGGTGATGCTTCGGCTGATTGTGACAGCCAAGGGAGACACTAGGGCCGACCTGCATCAACAGATCACAAGCGACAAGGGGCCAATCACCACCATGGAAAGAATTGTTACCTGTGAAGGATGTAAAGGCGGAGAGCTGCACATGAAGGCCATGCAGATCCTCACGCAGTTATGCATGGACAAAACTGAAAACAGAGGTAATCTAACGAAGATGCTCATAAGAATCTTCGTTAATGGTGATAGCAGCGATGACTCCATCAGAAAGACTACAGGTGAAACACTGGTTGTGCTGTTCCTTAGCACCAAAAGTGTTGGCTCCCTCCTGACCAAGGAAGAAAATGATAAGTTTGTCGGTGATCTTGCTAAAATACTTTTACAAGTTGGGGACAACGACACATGCAGTAAAAGTGCAGCAGAAATTCTGGAGCATCTGTATATACAGTACACCGGGAATAAACTACTCAAGAATACTATAAAGGATTTGATGCCAAAGGTACTTACCTAATCTCTTCTTTATTCATTTCTGTAATATCTATTCCTTCTTCCAAAAATAATTGATGAATCCTCCAAGCCAGTCATTCATACATTCCCCATTCGAAACAATTAATGAGTGCATATCCTTAGCGTTTGCTTGGCCACATTCATGTACCCATAAGAATTATTGTTATTACGTTGCAGGTGCTGAGAGAAATACTATCTGGGTGGACAGGAGAAGAAGGAAATCCCGGTTATACAACATCAAGTACTGACATCGAAAGCCAAGTCACCAACAACAACGACAAGAACAATAAAAAATGTATTTCCCGCTCTTCTGGGCAAAAGAAACATCACAAGTTGTATGTTGCCATGCTATCCCTCTGTGTGACGGCATGTGAGAAACTAAACCTCGATATCAATGCCATTTCGGTGGGAGAAAAAGACCAAGAAGATAAAGGAGAACACGTTGCGTTCAGGTTTGCGATTAAGATGGTGCAAAAAAACAGGTATCTCATCACCCCCGAGAGCCTGAAAGCTATGAAGCTTACCACTAGGATGGTGATAGCAGAAATAAAGAAACTCAGTGGCCATGGCACTGTCGTCGAACGAGCTGATCTGGAGAGCCTCATGGTCTTGCTGTCCAGCGTATCAGAGGCCATGTTGGATATCGAGAGTTCCATGATTTTCATCACCGGAACGACGACACTGCCTGCTACTACCGACACCCTTGATTCCCTCGTGAAAAAAGCACAGGAACTCCATGGAAAAACAAAGAACCCAGAGTCAGAAATAGTGACATCTAGCTAGCACAGTGCACACAAAGCTAAAATATTTGTCATGGATTTTCTTCAGACTTCTTTTTATGAGATATGGATTGCGTCAACTCATTCGCCCTTACTGCACTTGTACCATGTTTCAAGCATGTCATGTGTGACTGTGTGAGCAcattaaaatttcttttctttggtATTCAAGTGATGGAAACTACTCTCTCAAAGTCTGTGTGGCGTGTGCTACATATATATTTGTTCCAAAGTTTCTGTGCAGCTGCGACACAGCCAACGCATAGATAATCCGAATGTGTTAGATCACACAGCAGGCCACCAGTTAATTATCACTGAGGATAAACTTGGTGATGACATTTCAGTAGTGTATTAGTTGGTAAAGGCAACA contains:
- the LOC124661389 gene encoding uncharacterized protein LOC124661389 isoform X2; this encodes MVKKLLTRKWQLADNARSGHLKLAVIKRVVLALRVVVGWVLALVHSVLLVFCISFGMCLIVFGVLITISLSIYGLVKHDYYRDTAEGRTNMYQAHNVLYILCVAQCALFLYRFLLLLCEKRIVDQVSQAYGFQDGDRAVWGYCQQIRSDCIRKPSSVRERNLITYAIELMESKSPSSFLSGTLILDRLLTRQHLDKIKAPDLIEHEEEQQHQIDFVDKTRAHLIKKEKTEKREERRKNVEERKMTKVGDMKKIKERRKKKHQQTEDEIIVQQCRVIRQLLGSASATHILQKLLETLDSRHSYDKKMRGAAARIVDHVADRIRLDQFPRGIQSISSLINSFEEYYQLRPRQSVSSLSLSTDDTTTRPPASSNTKRYHDQEEQGSSNTSLFDTESEYSESDSDSDVDHSSPEALHGYKEMVLTGLSILWSLAGSEDNCVIISNTKNLVSKIMVPVSCNLMHRAGHTEWSTKVSERSLGVMLRLIVTAKGDTRADLHQQITSDKGPITTMERIVTCEGCKGGELHMKAMQILTQLCMDKTENRGNLTKMLIRIFVNGDSSDDSIRKTTGETLVVLFLSTKSVGSLLTKEENDKFVGDLAKILLQVGDNDTCSKSAAEILEHLYIQYTGNKLLKNTIKDLMPKVLREILSGWTGEEGNPGYTTSSTDIESQVTNNNDKNNKKCISRSSGQKKHHKLYVAMLSLCVTACEKLNLDINAISVGEKDQEDKGEHVAFRFAIKMVQKNRYLITPESLKAMKLTTRMVIAEIKKLSGHGTVVERADLESLMVLLSSVSEAMLDIESSMIFITGTTTLPATTDTLDSLVKKAQELHGKTKNPESEIVTSS
- the LOC124661389 gene encoding uncharacterized protein LOC124661389 isoform X1 codes for the protein MPINRICTIPLPLMPRIAWRRYDYRWKEVRDINAYAVLVAYVLSAIRGIGFLVVTWTTVVLLGGFVSMIDKHDFWRLTVITLIQIIWINASFIERLQTSSYTLSSLKMVKKLLTRKWQLADNARSGHLKLAVIKRVVLALRVVVGWVLALVHSVLLVFCISFGMCLIVFGVLITISLSIYGLVKHDYYRDTAEGRTNMYQAHNVLYILCVAQCALFLYRFLLLLCEKRIVDQVSQAYGFQDGDRAVWGYCQQIRSDCIRKPSSVRERNLITYAIELMESKSPSSFLSGTLILDRLLTRQHLDKIKAPDLIEHEEEQQHQIDFVDKTRAHLIKKEKTEKREERRKNVEERKMTKVGDMKKIKERRKKKHQQTEDEIIVQQCRVIRQLLGSASATHILQKLLETLDSRHSYDKKMRGAAARIVDHVADRIRLDQFPRGIQSISSLINSFEEYYQLRPRQSVSSLSLSTDDTTTRPPASSNTKRYHDQEEQGSSNTSLFDTESEYSESDSDSDVDHSSPEALHGYKEMVLTGLSILWSLAGSEDNCVIISNTKNLVSKIMVPVSCNLMHRAGHTEWSTKVSERSLGVMLRLIVTAKGDTRADLHQQITSDKGPITTMERIVTCEGCKGGELHMKAMQILTQLCMDKTENRGNLTKMLIRIFVNGDSSDDSIRKTTGETLVVLFLSTKSVGSLLTKEENDKFVGDLAKILLQVGDNDTCSKSAAEILEHLYIQYTGNKLLKNTIKDLMPKVLREILSGWTGEEGNPGYTTSSTDIESQVTNNNDKNNKKCISRSSGQKKHHKLYVAMLSLCVTACEKLNLDINAISVGEKDQEDKGEHVAFRFAIKMVQKNRYLITPESLKAMKLTTRMVIAEIKKLSGHGTVVERADLESLMVLLSSVSEAMLDIESSMIFITGTTTLPATTDTLDSLVKKAQELHGKTKNPESEIVTSS